A region of the Pempheris klunzingeri isolate RE-2024b chromosome 6, fPemKlu1.hap1, whole genome shotgun sequence genome:
ATtgagagaaaacataaaaattattTGTGCTCTCAATTGAATAATTCATGTGTAGTTTTTTGCCCTCTATGATACCTCCCAGACTCTGTATCAAAGTACCTTCAAATGTTAAAGCATTTTGAAACAATACAACGTGCTAAGTTAATGCCAAGTACAAAAAGGATCCAAATACTtagtagaaaacacaaaataaatatatatatatatatatatatatatatatatatatacacacacacacacacatataaagatagaataaataaatacataaatgaaagTCTGAAACCTGTGTAGAATATGGGTGTATATACAAGTATGCCAAAGTATTGCAGGTTGTGAATAGACTGTCTATAAAGTCTGTTGTTTCAGGTTAAGCAGGCGGAcggcctgaggaaagaagctcctcctcatcttctctgtgTTAGCCTTCAGGTAGCGGTAACGCCGACCTGacggcagcagagaaaacagtctGTGGCTGGGGTTGGTGGGCTCCCTCGCAATCTTCCTGGCCTTTGACCTGCAGCGCTGCTGCAGGTTGGGGAGGGTGGTTCTGATGGTGCGCTCAGCCGAGCGGACCACCCTCCTCAGGGCCAAGAAGTcctgcttggtgctgctgcccaTCCAGGTGGTGATGCTCCCACCCAGAACACACTCAATGGTGCAGGTGTAAAAGTTCCATTCTCACATAGTTTCCCCTCCTGGTGTCCAGGTGGGCCAGGGCTGTGTCAAGCAGGTGATTTATGGCGTCATCTGTGGATCTGTTGGGCCGGTATGCGAATTGACcaattaagtacattttcaggaaaaactgCCAAACATTTGATAGATCTTACTTGGCCaattaatctataatgaaaatgatcatcagttGCAGGACAGAAATGAAGTTTAGGAGTGAATGATGAAATGGCAGAGTTGATGATTAGGAgctctggggaaaaaacaaGGTGATGGGAGGATGTTTGGGGAGGAACAAGAGgcggagaaggagggagggtgacAGAAGAGATGATGGAAATGAAGAAGATATGGAATAAATATCTGATCTCACGAGTAAATTAATCtgagggctgcagcagcagacctcagcagctccttgttCAGACCCACAATCACTATCTCTGGTGATGGGGGAGACACTGGAAGCAGATGATCTCTGTATCCTTCCCCTTAACACCTCCTGCAGGTCAATGTCTGGTACTCCTAAGGCCGTGCTCATCAGCACACTGCTCTACTGTATCACTctgctcactgtgctgctcaaCTTGTTGGTCATCATCTCCATCTCGCATTTcaggcacagacacatttcttgaAATATGACAGCTAATACTGTGCACATGTTAAGGTTATAGAtggaggttttgtttgtttcatgctAAACAATGTACATGTTTTTATCCTGCTTTAactatgtttgcttgttttaaaaaagttgcTTTACGAAATGGGCCAGAGATCTCAGTACTTCAACTTTATGCTAAAAAGATCGATTCAAGCTCTTAGTCCACCCTCTATACAATGTTTTTGATTGTGCTTTGTGTGAGATATTGTGTAGCTGATATTAAAgagctttttttaatcatgtaggATATGTAGAGTGtggttttcatgttgctgtgtctgtaaaagtaaatattagttTATTTTCCATGCTCTATTTGTTGTCTCACAACAACTGATGTGATCCAAACTCATTTGCACCTGATGTGAGGCACTAATCATAATCTCTCCCTCCAGGCAGCTCCACACCCCCACcaatctcatcctcctctccctggctgtgtctgacctgctggtgggcCTCATTGTGATGCCAGCGGTATTCATCATCCTGCAGTCCTGTGGGTTTGTGGGTACAATCACATGTGCTTTTTCATACCTGGTGAGCTTCATCctcacctctgcctctgttggGAACATGGTGCTCATATCGGTGGACCGCTATGTGGCTATTTGTGACCCTTTGCGCTATTCTTCCATGATAACACCAAGCAGAGTTagaatctgtctgtgtctgtgttggctcTGTTCTGTTATCTACAACCTTATAATATTGAAAGATCACTTGTCACAAATAGATTTCTCTAATTCCTGCCATCAGCAATGTGTAGTTatcataaactacatttcaggGGCAGTAGACGTGCTTCTCACCTTTTTCGGCCCTGTTACTGTTATCATTGTTCTCTatgtgagagtgtttgtggtgGCTGTGTCACAGGCTCGTGCCATACGGTCTCAAATTTCATCTGTTAAATCAAATACTGTGACTGTTAAGAAATCTGAGATGAGGGCTGCTAGAACTCTTGGTATAACCCTTgtagtgtttttactttgtctctTTCCATACTTTGGTCCTTCTATAGTAGGACAGGATACCTCACTTGAAGGTGTATCAGCTCAGGTTTGGCTCTTCTATTGTAACTCCACTTTTAATCCTGTGATCTACGCCTTTTTCTATCCGTGGTTTAGAAAATCGATTAAACTTGTTGTCAGCCTTCAGATACTGCAGCCAGGATCCTGTGAGGCCATAATAGCGTAGAGATAAGCATTATACTGTCTATAACCTGACTTGATTTTATAAAGGTAAAATCTGTCTAATTGATGGTGAAGTaaattcatttggttttgtcaACCCTAACCCTTTGCATAGTTTGATTGAATAATTGAGAACTATGTTAACAATATAAGTTATTGATGTGTTCAATAGATTCCTTTGTATTCTTACTTgttaaaaatgtgcacacaaaaggCCTTTGAGATGATGACACAGTCCTGTTTCAATGTGTAATTAAAGGATGGATTTTCCAGAAAa
Encoded here:
- the LOC139202703 gene encoding trace amine-associated receptor 13c-like, which translates into the protein MGETLEADDLCILPLNTSCRSMSGTPKAVLISTLLYCITLLTVLLNLLVIISISHFRQLHTPTNLILLSLAVSDLLVGLIVMPAVFIILQSCGFVGTITCAFSYLVSFILTSASVGNMVLISVDRYVAICDPLRYSSMITPSRVRICLCLCWLCSVIYNLIILKDHLSQIDFSNSCHQQCVVIINYISGAVDVLLTFFGPVTVIIVLYVRVFVVAVSQARAIRSQISSVKSNTVTVKKSEMRAARTLGITLVVFLLCLFPYFGPSIVGQDTSLEGVSAQVWLFYCNSTFNPVIYAFFYPWFRKSIKLVVSLQILQPGSCEAIIA